A segment of the Aromatoleum aromaticum EbN1 genome:
TTCATGCCGCATTGGTCAGGAACCACGGTTACGCGGGGAGCTACTCCTCGGTCCGCCGCCTGCTTCAGTCGATCGACGCGAGCACGCCGCCGGCCTCGACTTGTCGCCTCGATTTCGAAGCGGGTGAGGCCGGCCAGGTCGATTTCGGCGCCGGCCCGGTGATGACCGACGTGATGACTGGGGCCAGCTTCAAGACCTGGTTCTTCGTCATGACACTTGCCTGGAGTCGCCACCAGTACGTCGAGTTCGTCCGCGACCAGACGGTCGAGACCTGGCTGGCCTGCCACCGCAATGCGTTCCAGTGGTTCAACGGCGTCGTCGCCCGGGTCATCATCGACAACCCCAAGTGCGCGATCACCCGCGCCTGCACCCGCGACCCGCAGGTGCAGCGCGCCTACGCCGAGTGTGCCGAAGGATTCGGTTTCAGGATCTCCCCGTGTCCGCCGGCCGATCCCCGTAAAAAAGGGATCGTCGAGTCGGGAGTAAAATATGTCAAACGCAACTTTTTGCCGCTGCGCGAGTTCAGGAGCCTCGCCGACGCCAACCGGCAGGTGGCCGACTGGGTCATGGGCGAGGCCGGCAACCGCTGCCACGGGACGACGCGCGAGAAGCCGCTGACGCGCTTTGCCTCGGTCGAGAAGGCGCTCCTGCTGCCGCTGCCGACGGTGCCGCCGGTCCTGGCCACTTGGGTGAAGGTGACGGTCCATCCCGATACGCACGTCAAATTCGGACTCTGCCTCTACTCGGTGCCGTTCCGCCTCGTCGGGCAGGAACTGTGGCTACGGGCGACGCACACCTCGGTACAGGTGTTCCACGAGCACCAGCTCATCGCCAGTCATCCGCGGCTCAAGGATCCGGGGCGCCGCTCGACGGTGCGCGACCATCAGCCGCTCGAGGCGCAGGCCTATCAGCTGCGCGATCCGCAGTGGTGCCTCGAGGCCGCGACCCGGATCGGTTCGGCCTGCGCGGCGCTGATCGAGGCGCTCTTCGCCGACCGCGTCCTCGACAACCTGCGGGCCGCCCAGGGCATCGTCCGCCTGGCC
Coding sequences within it:
- the istA gene encoding IS21-like element ISAzo12 family transposase; the encoded protein is MYQYRQVLVRMRQGDADRDIERSGLMGRKKLSRLRKTAQDHDWLAAERPLPEDAELAAVFQERPLPASCVSSLVDHRERITAWVEAGVAGTAIHAALVRNHGYAGSYSSVRRLLQSIDASTPPASTCRLDFEAGEAGQVDFGAGPVMTDVMTGASFKTWFFVMTLAWSRHQYVEFVRDQTVETWLACHRNAFQWFNGVVARVIIDNPKCAITRACTRDPQVQRAYAECAEGFGFRISPCPPADPRKKGIVESGVKYVKRNFLPLREFRSLADANRQVADWVMGEAGNRCHGTTREKPLTRFASVEKALLLPLPTVPPVLATWVKVTVHPDTHVKFGLCLYSVPFRLVGQELWLRATHTSVQVFHEHQLIASHPRLKDPGRRSTVRDHQPLEAQAYQLRDPQWCLEAATRIGSACAALIEALFADRVLDNLRAAQGIVRLAKTYGSARLEAACVRALSFGSPRYRTVKTILAKGLDQQAAQSSFDALAETYTRGGRFCRDTKSLLTH